One stretch of Halobaculum marinum DNA includes these proteins:
- a CDS encoding BMP family lipoprotein yields MDTDRFDRRKFVKGVGAAGLVGLAGCTGGPESGGSDGGSEDTEASTPAADDTATEASGSETTNIGMVYATGGLGDGSFNDQAQTGIQQAAEEFDISFDESEPDSVSQFSTYQQQYAQSTDPDYDLVSCIGFLQADALSQTAPEYPEQDFMIVDSVVDADNVRSYTFKEHEGSYLVGQLAGLLTSQSFSAGESSTASDTANVGFVGGVEGTLIKKFEAGFIAGAQAANADIEVQSTYTGSFSEPSAGREAASSMYSSGADVVYHAAGNTGIGVFQAAREEGKFAIGVDRDQSVTTDYADVILASMVKRVDTAVYNAAQATVEGSFEGGTATSLGLAEEGVANVYGSELGSEIPDDVKSEVDASAEAIINGEITVPQDPSEI; encoded by the coding sequence ATGGACACAGACCGGTTCGATCGGCGGAAGTTCGTGAAGGGTGTCGGTGCGGCTGGCCTCGTCGGCCTCGCAGGCTGTACCGGCGGCCCCGAGTCCGGTGGCAGCGACGGCGGCTCCGAGGACACTGAGGCGTCGACCCCTGCGGCCGACGACACCGCGACCGAGGCCTCGGGCTCGGAGACGACCAACATCGGGATGGTGTACGCGACCGGCGGGCTGGGCGACGGCTCGTTCAACGACCAGGCGCAGACCGGGATCCAGCAGGCCGCCGAGGAGTTCGACATCTCCTTCGACGAGTCCGAGCCGGACTCGGTGTCGCAGTTCTCGACGTACCAGCAGCAGTACGCCCAGTCGACCGACCCCGACTACGACCTCGTGTCGTGTATCGGCTTCCTGCAGGCTGACGCGCTCTCCCAGACCGCGCCCGAGTACCCCGAGCAGGACTTCATGATCGTCGACAGCGTCGTCGACGCCGACAACGTCCGCTCGTACACGTTCAAGGAGCACGAGGGCTCGTACCTCGTCGGCCAACTGGCCGGCCTGCTCACGAGCCAGTCGTTCTCCGCGGGCGAGTCGTCGACCGCCAGCGACACCGCGAACGTCGGCTTCGTCGGCGGCGTCGAGGGGACGCTCATCAAGAAGTTCGAGGCCGGCTTCATCGCGGGCGCGCAGGCCGCGAACGCCGACATCGAGGTCCAATCGACGTACACCGGCTCCTTCTCCGAGCCGTCCGCGGGCCGCGAGGCCGCGAGCTCGATGTACAGCTCCGGCGCGGACGTCGTCTACCACGCGGCGGGGAACACCGGCATCGGCGTGTTCCAGGCCGCCCGCGAGGAGGGCAAGTTCGCCATCGGCGTCGACCGCGACCAGTCCGTCACGACGGACTACGCGGACGTGATCCTCGCGTCGATGGTCAAGCGCGTCGACACCGCCGTCTACAACGCCGCGCAGGCGACCGTCGAGGGCAGCTTCGAGGGCGGCACGGCGACCAGCCTCGGCCTGGCCGAGGAGGGTGTCGCCAACGTGTACGGCTCCGAACTGGGCAGTGAGATCCCCGACGACGTGAAGTCGGAGGTCGACGCCTCCGCCGAGGCGATCATCAACGGCGAGATCACCGTCCCGCAGGACCCGAGCGAGATCTGA